In Salisediminibacterium beveridgei, one DNA window encodes the following:
- a CDS encoding anion permease, with protein MKSEKTKSEVDWKRLLLTFLIGGVIWFLPVPQGLEPEAWRLFAIFVATIAGLIMKPLPMGSIAILSLTMTVLTQTLTLGESLSGFQNTTIWLIVIAFFISRGFIKTGLGSRVAYLFVKRFGKKTLGLSYSLIASDLLLSPAMPSNTARSGGILFPIVKSLSESYGSRVGDGTESKIGSYLTKVTFQGDMVTSAMFLTAMAANPLAVSIAYDVTGETITWTGWAVAAFVPGMLSLILIPMIVFKLNPPEIKETPAAATFAEEKLKAMGPLKKAEWSMIAVFFLILGLWIFGDQFGISATLTAFIGLSILLLSQVLSWNDIKKEEGAWDTLIWFAVLVMLASFLNELGMIPWFSELMGNSITGVNWMWALIILSIVYFYSHYFFASNTAHVSAMYAAFLAVLVASGAPPVVSALILAFFSNLFGCLTHYSCGPAPVFFGSGYVTQNKWWGIGLVLSIVHIVIWLGVGGVWWKILGLW; from the coding sequence TTGAAATCAGAAAAGACGAAAAGCGAAGTAGATTGGAAGAGACTGCTGCTTACGTTTTTGATTGGGGGTGTGATCTGGTTTCTTCCTGTACCACAAGGACTTGAACCAGAAGCATGGCGACTGTTTGCTATCTTTGTGGCGACGATTGCGGGGTTGATCATGAAGCCACTGCCAATGGGCAGTATTGCAATCCTGTCACTGACCATGACGGTGTTAACACAGACGCTCACATTGGGAGAATCATTATCAGGATTTCAAAACACAACGATTTGGCTGATTGTGATTGCATTTTTTATTTCCCGAGGATTCATTAAGACGGGATTGGGTTCACGGGTTGCCTATCTATTTGTGAAACGATTTGGAAAGAAAACACTTGGACTTTCTTATTCATTGATTGCCAGCGATTTGTTATTATCTCCGGCAATGCCATCGAATACTGCCCGATCAGGTGGAATCCTGTTTCCGATTGTTAAATCTTTATCAGAAAGTTATGGTTCCCGTGTTGGCGATGGGACAGAGAGCAAAATTGGAAGCTATTTGACCAAGGTGACCTTTCAGGGAGACATGGTCACATCTGCCATGTTCTTGACAGCAATGGCTGCAAATCCGTTGGCAGTTTCCATTGCTTATGATGTAACAGGGGAGACCATCACGTGGACAGGATGGGCAGTCGCTGCTTTTGTTCCAGGAATGTTAAGCCTGATCTTAATCCCGATGATTGTATTCAAGTTAAACCCGCCGGAAATTAAAGAAACACCGGCAGCAGCAACGTTTGCGGAGGAGAAATTAAAAGCCATGGGTCCACTGAAAAAAGCAGAGTGGTCGATGATTGCGGTTTTCTTTCTGATTTTAGGCTTATGGATTTTCGGCGATCAGTTCGGCATCAGTGCCACGCTTACGGCATTTATAGGTTTATCGATTTTACTCCTTAGCCAGGTTTTGAGTTGGAATGACATCAAAAAAGAGGAAGGAGCCTGGGATACATTAATCTGGTTTGCTGTATTGGTCATGCTAGCTTCATTTCTCAATGAACTGGGAATGATCCCATGGTTCAGTGAACTGATGGGCAACTCCATCACTGGTGTGAACTGGATGTGGGCCTTAATCATTTTGTCTATTGTTTACTTCTATTCACATTACTTCTTTGCAAGTAACACAGCGCATGTCAGTGCCATGTATGCGGCATTTTTAGCTGTTCTGGTGGCTTCAGGAGCACCTCCGGTAGTCTCCGCATTGATTTTGGCATTCTTCAGTAATCTGTTCGGATGTTTGACGCACTATAGTTGCGGACCAGCTCCAGTCTTCTTCGGTTCAGGTTATGTCACACAGAATAAGTGGTGGGGAATTGGATTGGTACTCTCCATCGTCCACATTGTCATTTGGCTTGGTGTCGGAGGCGTTTGGTGGAAAATATTAGGACTTTGGTAA
- a CDS encoding response regulator — protein MIRTLIVEDDPMVSEFNKRFLQKISGFELRGICSQAYEAEEVLNSETIDLVLLDIHMPGMNGWDLLKKIRSTNSECDVIIITASHDRESIQKGIRLGAVDYLIKPFEFDRFKEALITYYETRKEILSIHQWKQDEVDRQFKSKTSIASEQSNSDFPKGLTEVTMKRIAESLLLQEEQAFTTEEFAEIIGLSRVSVRKYLNYLVDMHVISESMNYHKVGRPVSTFKVINRERVKKLI, from the coding sequence ATGATTCGTACACTAATCGTTGAAGATGACCCAATGGTTTCGGAGTTTAATAAGCGTTTTCTTCAGAAAATTTCCGGGTTTGAATTGAGAGGAATCTGCAGTCAGGCTTATGAAGCGGAGGAAGTACTCAACTCTGAAACCATTGATTTAGTCTTACTCGATATCCATATGCCAGGCATGAACGGCTGGGACCTCTTAAAAAAAATACGTTCAACGAACTCTGAATGCGATGTGATAATCATTACGGCTTCTCATGACAGAGAGAGCATTCAAAAAGGGATCCGGTTAGGCGCTGTTGATTATTTGATTAAACCCTTTGAATTTGACCGGTTCAAAGAAGCACTGATCACGTATTATGAAACCAGGAAAGAGATCTTAAGTATCCACCAATGGAAGCAAGATGAAGTGGACAGACAGTTTAAATCTAAAACGAGCATTGCGTCGGAACAATCCAATTCAGATTTCCCTAAAGGACTTACAGAAGTAACGATGAAACGAATTGCTGAGAGCCTCCTGCTTCAGGAGGAACAAGCTTTCACAACAGAGGAATTTGCTGAAATCATTGGTTTGTCGAGAGTTTCTGTCAGGAAGTATTTAAATTATCTGGTTGACATGCATGTGATTTCAGAATCAATGAACTATCACAAAGTGGGCAGACCTGTATCCACATTCAAAGTCATCAATCGTGAACGAGTCAAAAAATTAATATAA
- the dcuS gene encoding DcuS/MalK family sensor histidine kinase — protein MIGSLLLTGFLISQFIEQRTYDQIELRANNIADVVSLSELISRELATRNEDNKIQAYAEVIRKETGVDFVVVLDMDRLRQSHPNPSLVGETFQGNDEEAVLQGENYVSIGEGSLGFSLRSFSPIFYDETQVGAVAVGILLDEVEREVRIGHIIIITGLLIGLLAGIIGAYILGRKIKRIMFGLEPDEIAKILGERNSLIQSVKEGIIAINKDGTVSLVNSEAYTLLKKTGFKDNPVGEDIEKVLPRSRLKTVLHSGKRELDEEFSFPEVSILVNRVPIMVKGEIIGAVATFRDKTEVQRLAEELTGVKTYAEALRAKSHEFKNKLQVIMAMLHLESYDELKHYMKKEITDHDQELEFIKKKIYDPVIAAVLTGKLSYARENGVKMILSDETYVPESKTPEIAHKLVSIIGNLVDNAIEANSDEIYVELVYEHFEMEIVVSDNGTGIPDEIHNRVLERGITTKGEHRGFGLPIVNSNIQSMDGTISIRSSEEGTSFYVKIPYVVKEDQHDSYTNR, from the coding sequence TTGATTGGGTCCCTTCTATTAACTGGCTTTTTAATTAGTCAGTTTATTGAACAACGGACCTATGACCAGATTGAACTGCGGGCCAATAATATTGCCGATGTTGTCTCTTTGTCTGAATTGATCAGTAGAGAATTAGCAACCAGAAATGAAGATAACAAGATTCAAGCCTATGCAGAAGTCATCAGGAAAGAAACCGGGGTAGACTTTGTCGTTGTACTGGATATGGATCGACTCCGACAATCACACCCTAATCCCTCACTTGTTGGCGAAACATTTCAAGGAAATGATGAAGAGGCGGTGTTGCAAGGTGAAAATTATGTCTCTATTGGGGAAGGTTCACTGGGCTTTTCTCTCCGCTCATTCAGTCCCATATTCTATGATGAAACTCAAGTAGGCGCAGTAGCAGTGGGGATACTACTTGATGAAGTCGAACGAGAGGTGCGAATCGGCCATATTATCATTATTACCGGGCTTTTGATTGGTCTGCTGGCTGGGATTATCGGAGCCTATATACTAGGCAGAAAAATTAAAAGAATTATGTTTGGACTGGAACCTGATGAAATCGCTAAAATATTAGGTGAAAGAAATTCGCTGATTCAGTCTGTGAAGGAAGGCATTATTGCCATTAATAAAGATGGAACAGTCAGTCTTGTAAACAGTGAAGCATATACATTGCTAAAGAAGACAGGCTTTAAAGATAATCCAGTCGGTGAGGATATTGAAAAAGTCTTACCAAGGTCAAGATTGAAAACGGTGCTTCACTCAGGCAAACGTGAGCTGGATGAAGAATTTTCATTTCCGGAAGTATCCATACTGGTTAATCGGGTACCGATCATGGTGAAAGGTGAGATTATTGGAGCCGTTGCAACATTTCGTGACAAGACGGAAGTGCAGCGGTTGGCTGAGGAACTGACGGGAGTAAAAACTTACGCGGAAGCGCTGAGGGCAAAGAGCCATGAATTCAAGAATAAACTGCAAGTCATCATGGCAATGTTGCACCTCGAAAGTTACGATGAATTGAAACACTACATGAAAAAAGAGATCACTGATCACGATCAGGAACTTGAATTCATTAAAAAGAAAATATATGACCCGGTAATTGCTGCAGTTCTAACAGGTAAACTCAGTTATGCTCGCGAGAACGGTGTGAAAATGATCCTGTCCGATGAAACCTATGTACCAGAGTCAAAAACCCCTGAAATCGCACATAAACTAGTGAGTATCATCGGGAATTTAGTGGATAATGCCATTGAAGCCAATTCGGATGAAATTTATGTGGAACTAGTTTATGAGCATTTTGAAATGGAGATCGTTGTATCCGATAATGGAACGGGTATACCCGATGAAATCCATAACCGGGTTCTTGAAAGAGGTATAACGACCAAAGGAGAACATAGAGGGTTTGGCTTGCCGATTGTGAACAGTAACATTCAATCGATGGACGGGACGATCTCGATCAGGTCCAGCGAAGAAGGTACGTCTTTTTATGTCAAAATACCTTATGTAGTGAAGGAGGATCAGCATGATTCGTACACTAATCGTTGA
- a CDS encoding dimethyl sulfoxide reductase anchor subunit family protein gives MFAQEWPLIFFTLLGQFAAGTFIFMMIARYQLKTRGMTDMKWVSKGLVSLIGIMGVAIILSMFHLGSVSNAIYTVMNLGSSWLSREILFAGLFLGMLVLTYLMERINKPLGIVSIVTGVVGAGAVFTMASVYATTIIPAWTHLNTYVGFFGTMIVFGAIGYGMMVALFDRPSMAKEPYVLFMKKAAFAAAAAIVVQLVMVPVYLTGLAGGGPAAQSSLAVLFDGNVWLMVSRWLLTIVGGALIVVSFYKAREQVATKIPAFIYVAVGFILVGEFAGRYLFYLSGIPMNIG, from the coding sequence ATGTTTGCTCAAGAATGGCCATTAATCTTTTTCACCTTGCTGGGGCAATTCGCAGCAGGAACCTTCATCTTTATGATGATCGCCAGGTATCAATTGAAAACAAGAGGAATGACAGACATGAAATGGGTCTCAAAAGGCCTCGTTTCCCTGATCGGGATCATGGGAGTCGCGATCATCCTGTCCATGTTCCACTTAGGATCTGTTTCCAACGCGATTTACACTGTGATGAACCTCGGCAGCTCATGGCTGTCCCGTGAGATTCTCTTTGCCGGTTTGTTCCTTGGTATGCTCGTTCTCACGTATCTGATGGAGCGCATCAATAAGCCTCTGGGCATCGTATCCATCGTGACGGGTGTCGTTGGGGCAGGAGCGGTGTTCACCATGGCAAGTGTGTATGCCACGACGATCATTCCGGCCTGGACCCATCTGAACACGTACGTGGGATTCTTCGGCACGATGATCGTGTTCGGGGCTATCGGCTACGGCATGATGGTGGCACTCTTTGACCGGCCGTCCATGGCAAAAGAGCCTTACGTTCTGTTTATGAAAAAAGCCGCATTCGCAGCAGCGGCGGCGATTGTCGTGCAGCTCGTGATGGTGCCGGTGTACCTGACAGGACTTGCCGGCGGCGGACCGGCAGCCCAGTCGAGCCTGGCTGTGCTCTTTGATGGCAACGTCTGGCTCATGGTGTCTCGCTGGCTCTTGACCATCGTCGGTGGTGCGCTCATAGTTGTCAGCTTCTACAAAGCCCGTGAACAAGTGGCAACGAAGATTCCGGCGTTCATCTATGTCGCCGTCGGATTCATCCTGGTCGGTGAATTCGCCGGTCGGTATCTGTTCTACCTGTCCGGCATTCCGATGAATATCGGATAA
- a CDS encoding DMSO/selenate family reductase complex B subunit, which translates to MGQLGFYYNLENCIGCKGCQIVCKDKNDLKTDELFRTVHTFEGGSYPNPYVDHVTISCNHCDSPKCVENCPTGAMHKREDGIVDYDHEKCVGCKMCLWSCPYDGPVYLEDEGKVAKCDFCKDLIDEGEDPVCVSACTMRAIEYGDIDELRAKYGTNSSIRYFPELDVTNPNIVVNQKKR; encoded by the coding sequence ATGGGACAGCTAGGATTTTATTATAATCTGGAAAATTGTATCGGCTGTAAAGGCTGTCAGATCGTCTGTAAAGATAAAAACGATCTGAAAACAGATGAATTGTTCAGAACGGTTCATACGTTCGAAGGTGGCAGTTATCCGAATCCGTATGTGGACCACGTCACCATCAGCTGTAATCACTGCGATTCACCGAAGTGTGTGGAGAACTGTCCGACAGGGGCGATGCATAAAAGAGAAGACGGCATCGTCGACTATGACCACGAAAAATGTGTCGGTTGTAAGATGTGCCTCTGGTCATGTCCTTATGACGGACCGGTCTATCTGGAAGACGAAGGCAAAGTGGCCAAATGTGATTTCTGTAAAGACCTGATCGATGAGGGAGAGGATCCGGTGTGTGTGTCCGCGTGTACGATGCGCGCCATTGAATACGGGGATATCGATGAACTCCGTGCCAAATACGGTACGAACTCATCCATCCGCTATTTCCCTGAGCTTGATGTGACGAATCCGAATATAGTCGTCAACCAAAAGAAACGATAG
- a CDS encoding molybdopterin-dependent oxidoreductase, giving the protein MFELFSKVKDFKISRRAFLGTGAAVTAGAMVPVTSKGLQKLSAVQAEELRDKEGEWIPAACWHNCGGRCLLKAHVVDGVVQRVKTDDTREDSADNPQQRACVRGRSQRQQVYGVDRLKYPMKRKHWEPGGGDKALRGEDEWERISWDEATDIVASEIERIKGKYDNRSILVTGGDISRALNLVGGHVGTWGTTSWGSWRWGPSYFGLQEGYFEHSINDRMDLRNSQLIVLWGLNPAWSSPGSPTYNFLQAKKAGARFIVIDPMYSESAELLGDEWVPVHVGTDHALMLGMAHTIITEDDPDDNPLIDWDFLKKCSVGFDQDMMPEGADEKQNFKDYVLGTHDGEPKDAAWASAISGVDETVIKRIAREIGSTNRVALLTGWAPARIKNSDSWPQMFMTFGAMTGHMAKPGRMTGVSCHFGTGNGGHRLVMGGGSGVPGGAENEVGESIVHAEMWKAIQNGEYTAGYNDKRDINIQMIYHGMGATLQTRDGQSYGIDVHKNVEFVVTNGHFITTNAKYSDIVLPATTHWEREGGFNVGNRDALFYYRRVIEPMYEAKDDAEITTMIGEKLGFTAEEVYGDIPARQQLFNQIAGATVINEAGTDYEPLVTITQEDISEWGVEGEPQQGRITIAELEEKGVYQVERKPGDNYGYIAQEAFREDPEANPLETATGKLEIYSEALQEYVKSIGFTEIDPIPTYNPAIEGYEDTYDNFENREKGDYPLQVINPHYLRRAHTIFDNNPWLREAWPNEVYVAAADAKERGVKDGDTVKITSKHGETLRIAHVTERLMPGVVGLMHGAWVEIDPETGIDRAGSDNILTGSIPTGQAISGWNSVIGDFEKWEGTPLKEDKYWEPRTV; this is encoded by the coding sequence ATGTTTGAACTATTCAGTAAGGTGAAGGATTTCAAAATCAGCCGGCGGGCATTTCTCGGCACCGGGGCGGCAGTAACCGCTGGTGCCATGGTGCCAGTCACATCAAAAGGGTTGCAGAAGCTCTCCGCCGTTCAGGCTGAAGAACTTCGGGACAAAGAAGGTGAATGGATCCCGGCAGCGTGCTGGCATAACTGCGGTGGACGCTGTCTCTTAAAGGCGCATGTCGTCGACGGTGTGGTGCAGCGGGTGAAAACGGACGACACACGAGAAGACAGTGCGGATAATCCGCAGCAGCGCGCCTGTGTACGAGGACGCTCCCAGCGTCAGCAAGTATACGGCGTGGACCGTCTCAAGTATCCGATGAAACGAAAGCACTGGGAGCCAGGTGGCGGTGATAAGGCCCTTCGCGGTGAAGATGAGTGGGAGCGCATCAGTTGGGATGAGGCGACAGATATCGTTGCTTCAGAAATTGAACGGATCAAAGGCAAGTATGATAACCGCTCCATTCTCGTCACTGGCGGTGACATCAGCCGGGCATTGAACCTCGTCGGCGGCCACGTGGGCACATGGGGCACGACGTCCTGGGGTTCATGGCGCTGGGGTCCATCCTATTTCGGACTGCAGGAAGGCTACTTTGAGCACAGCATCAATGACCGGATGGATCTCAGGAATTCACAGCTCATCGTGCTCTGGGGACTGAATCCGGCCTGGAGTTCACCGGGATCTCCGACGTACAATTTCCTTCAGGCTAAAAAAGCAGGCGCTCGCTTCATCGTCATCGATCCGATGTACTCGGAATCTGCAGAACTGTTGGGCGATGAATGGGTACCGGTTCACGTAGGAACCGACCACGCATTGATGCTCGGCATGGCGCATACGATCATCACCGAAGATGATCCGGATGATAATCCTTTGATTGACTGGGACTTCCTGAAGAAGTGTTCCGTCGGTTTTGACCAGGACATGATGCCGGAAGGCGCCGATGAAAAGCAGAACTTCAAGGACTATGTGCTGGGCACCCACGACGGGGAACCGAAAGACGCTGCATGGGCCAGTGCCATTTCTGGTGTGGACGAAACCGTCATTAAACGGATCGCACGGGAAATCGGCAGTACGAACCGCGTCGCCCTTTTAACGGGCTGGGCACCGGCACGGATTAAGAATTCCGATTCGTGGCCACAGATGTTCATGACCTTCGGTGCGATGACGGGCCATATGGCAAAACCGGGACGCATGACGGGGGTAAGCTGTCACTTCGGTACCGGTAACGGCGGACACCGTCTCGTGATGGGTGGCGGAAGCGGCGTACCCGGAGGTGCGGAGAACGAAGTCGGTGAAAGCATCGTCCACGCAGAGATGTGGAAAGCGATTCAAAACGGTGAATACACCGCCGGATACAATGATAAGCGTGACATCAATATTCAAATGATTTACCACGGCATGGGGGCCACGCTTCAGACCCGTGACGGCCAGTCCTACGGCATCGACGTGCATAAGAATGTGGAGTTCGTCGTCACAAACGGCCACTTCATCACCACCAATGCCAAATACTCGGACATCGTTTTACCGGCCACGACCCACTGGGAACGAGAAGGCGGCTTCAACGTCGGGAACCGCGACGCGCTCTTCTATTACCGTCGCGTGATCGAGCCGATGTATGAAGCGAAAGATGATGCAGAAATCACGACGATGATCGGGGAGAAACTAGGGTTCACCGCAGAAGAAGTCTACGGCGACATCCCGGCGCGGCAGCAGCTCTTTAATCAGATCGCCGGCGCGACGGTCATCAACGAAGCCGGAACGGACTACGAACCCCTCGTGACCATTACACAAGAAGACATCAGTGAATGGGGCGTGGAAGGCGAACCGCAACAGGGCCGCATCACCATCGCCGAGCTCGAGGAAAAAGGGGTCTATCAGGTCGAGCGAAAGCCTGGGGACAACTACGGTTACATTGCCCAGGAAGCGTTCCGGGAAGATCCGGAGGCGAACCCGCTGGAAACAGCCACCGGAAAACTCGAAATCTACTCCGAAGCCCTGCAGGAATATGTGAAGAGCATCGGCTTCACGGAAATCGATCCGATCCCGACGTACAATCCGGCGATTGAAGGCTATGAAGACACGTACGACAATTTTGAAAATCGGGAGAAGGGTGACTACCCGCTTCAGGTGATCAATCCTCACTACTTGCGCCGGGCGCACACGATCTTCGATAACAATCCGTGGCTCCGGGAAGCATGGCCGAACGAAGTGTATGTGGCTGCAGCTGACGCGAAGGAACGTGGCGTGAAAGACGGCGACACGGTCAAGATTACCTCCAAGCACGGCGAAACCTTACGGATTGCCCACGTCACCGAACGACTGATGCCAGGAGTCGTTGGTCTGATGCACGGAGCATGGGTTGAAATTGACCCTGAAACGGGCATAGACCGCGCCGGATCCGACAACATTCTGACAGGATCCATTCCGACAGGACAGGCCATCTCCGGCTGGAACTCTGTCATTGGTGATTTTGAGAAATGGGAAGGGACACCGTTGAAAGAGGACAAATACTGGGAACCGAGAACCGTATAA
- a CDS encoding TorD/DmsD family molecular chaperone: MVTLHPSVNEEMIEDVQEVRQFYYEWLTQLFIAEPTEEQFEFIQQLIKGEQFPLVEEEKLMNSGIQKIRLAITEWEKEPMDSFEAIHWDYTRMFIGPFELPAPPWASAYRHDGRMLFQEETVQVRKAYAKYGHQVARTGQEAEDHIGFELDFMSDLVKDFTKSFKDNPAQAKTILQDQIIFLEQHLHSWIAPFTKDIREASDTLFYEGCADLLEGWLTLDRKLQDNLYQAFQQSE, encoded by the coding sequence TTGGTTACGCTTCATCCATCCGTCAACGAAGAGATGATTGAAGATGTTCAGGAAGTCAGGCAGTTCTACTATGAATGGTTGACACAGTTGTTCATAGCCGAACCGACAGAAGAGCAGTTTGAATTTATTCAGCAATTAATAAAAGGAGAGCAGTTTCCTCTCGTGGAGGAAGAGAAGTTGATGAACAGCGGGATTCAAAAGATCCGTCTCGCCATAACGGAATGGGAGAAGGAACCGATGGATTCATTCGAAGCGATTCACTGGGACTATACCCGGATGTTTATCGGACCGTTTGAATTACCCGCACCACCTTGGGCATCGGCGTACCGCCATGACGGCCGCATGCTGTTTCAAGAAGAGACTGTACAGGTTCGTAAAGCATATGCGAAGTACGGCCATCAAGTGGCAAGGACGGGACAGGAAGCTGAGGACCACATCGGTTTTGAGCTTGATTTTATGAGTGATTTAGTGAAAGATTTCACAAAATCATTCAAGGACAATCCAGCTCAGGCAAAAACCATCTTGCAAGATCAGATCATTTTCCTCGAACAGCACCTGCATTCCTGGATCGCACCGTTCACAAAAGATATCCGGGAAGCTTCAGATACGCTGTTTTATGAAGGGTGCGCCGACCTGTTGGAAGGATGGTTAACCCTCGACCGGAAACTGCAGGACAATTTGTATCAGGCATTTCAACAATCAGAATAA
- a CDS encoding 4Fe-4S dicluster domain-containing protein produces MKQLAFYLKTDRCVGCFACVSACTNENRSRTSKAFRAVRNDLDSFYLSFSCHHCSSPECMRVCLKHAFSKRRDGAVVIDDSLCDGCGKCEAVCPFQMIRIETTISGLKAKKCELCTDRRENGQEPACVEACTSGALLFGDMERAPLGSSADWQTLAEAGITRTYTDPSTRVTLPKPKIRYFLSDE; encoded by the coding sequence ATGAAACAACTGGCCTTCTATCTGAAAACCGACCGCTGTGTGGGTTGCTTTGCCTGCGTGTCTGCCTGTACAAACGAAAATCGCAGCCGCACCTCAAAGGCTTTTCGTGCTGTACGAAATGATTTAGACAGTTTTTATCTGTCGTTTAGCTGCCATCATTGCAGTTCGCCGGAATGCATGCGTGTCTGCTTGAAACACGCTTTCTCCAAAAGACGCGACGGTGCCGTTGTCATTGATGACAGTCTCTGCGACGGATGCGGAAAGTGTGAAGCCGTCTGTCCGTTTCAGATGATCCGGATCGAGACGACGATCAGCGGGTTGAAAGCGAAGAAGTGTGAGCTTTGCACAGATCGCCGGGAAAACGGCCAGGAGCCTGCCTGCGTGGAAGCCTGCACGTCCGGGGCATTGCTCTTTGGGGACATGGAAAGAGCACCTCTTGGTTCATCAGCGGATTGGCAGACCCTTGCGGAAGCGGGAATTACCCGGACCTATACGGACCCTTCTACGAGAGTGACGTTGCCGAAACCCAAAATTCGCTATTTCCTGTCAGACGAATGA